One stretch of Mangifera indica cultivar Alphonso chromosome 9, CATAS_Mindica_2.1, whole genome shotgun sequence DNA includes these proteins:
- the LOC123225458 gene encoding double-stranded RNA-binding protein 1-like, whose amino-acid sequence MGLQTPVYETTKEGPSHEPSFRSAVVVNDVRYESLPGFFNRKAAEQSAAEVALMELAKLGQVNPSISHPVHETGLCKNLLQEYAQKMNYAIPMYRCQKDEAPGRVPHFSCTVEIGGIQYIGAAARTKKEAEIKAARTALLAIQSSASELSGSPGGNSQLTVIPCRKRGTESVDKPKVDETVNVPKPKKARFKKKTLKKFSGDKTGRNMALNVAANLDGSQIGQTNAPGIQVVGSEAMFTEEAARNFQGGRLDIEPSEGETFSVKDPSTINGHSTATKCNQSVHEATGYSSVVNSNQSGLEGLSSSMSYGDAAALMKEEKEANVQSTVANSKQNSGEAITLVTSVSFDDTTVLAKEVNETTRV is encoded by the exons ATGGGACTTCAAACGCCTGTTTATGAGACTACTAAGGAAG GCCCATCTCATGAGCCTTCATTCAGATCTGCTGTGGTAGTGAATGATGTCAGATATGAATCTTTGCCTGGTTTTTTTAATCGTAAGGCAGCGGAGCAGTCAGCTGCTGAAGTTGCACTTATGGAATTAGCAAAACTTGGTCAAGTGAATCCTTCCATCTCCCACCCTGTT CATGAAACAGGTTTATGCAAAAATCTACTTCAGGAATATGCACAAAAGATGAACTATGCTATTCCAATGTATCGGTGCCAAAAGGATGAAGCACCAGGACGAGTGCCTCATTTTTCATGTactgttgaaattggaggcatTCAGTATATTGGCGCTGCAGCAAGAACAAAGAAAGAAGCAGAGATCAAAGCTGCTAGAACTGCACTATTAGCCATCCAATCAAGTGCATCTGAGTTATCTGGCTCACCAGGTGGCAATTCTCAGCTAACTGTAATTCCTTGCAGGAAGAGGGGAACAGAGTCGGTTGATAAGCCTAAGGTGGACGAGACTGTAAATGTTCCAAAGCCAAAGAAAGCtagattcaaaaagaaaacattgaaaaagTTTTCTGGAGACAAAACAGGTCGCAACATGGCTCTTAATGTAGCTGCTAATTTGGATGGATCGCAAATTGGTCAAACTAATGCACCTGGCATTCAAGTTGTGGGTTCCGAGGCTATGTTTACAGAAGAAGCAGCTAGGAATTTCCAAGGAGGGAGACTGGACATTGAACCATCTGAGGGGGAAACATTTTCTGTGAAAGATCCTTCCACTATAAATGGGCATTCAACAGCTACAAAATGTAACCAAAGTGTTCATGAGGCAACTGGATATTCATCAGTTGTAAATTCTAATCAAAGTGGTCTTGAAGGTCTGAGCAGCTCAATGTCTTATGGAGACGCAGCTGCTTTGATGAAGGAGGAAAAAGAGGCTAATGTGCAGTCGACAGTTGCAAATTCTAAACAAAATAGTGGTGAAGCTATAACCTTGGTAACATCTGTATCTTTTGATGATACTACTGTTTTGGCCAAGGAGGTGAATGAGACAACTAGAGTCTAG
- the LOC123224683 gene encoding scarecrow-like protein 8, which produces MSSEFPGGGPDLYGGGAGLAGRSINGNASQPSYRSQLPGIFMDSATQIANTTAQNLIGKRTFTDFQTQQQLQQNTLNNSTLNTMFQRLVKPRPFQNLSPISPLSPVDFSLNNFVSSDFHRCSLPLLQQQLRPHQQQQQQLAVGLVSSGSKVQQLTSNLPYVNSINNNHNTVQNRVQAQDSEKKMLNCLQQLEKQLLDDNDYEEGDAASVITNTNSEWSETIQNLISPKSISPISSKSSASPTSSSTSSSSLASPVSNCSKQTVTEAALAISEGKNDVAVEILTRLSQVSNSKGNSEQRLMEYMCSALKSRVNPVENPPPVRELFCMEHVKATQLLYDHSPCFKLGFMAANLAIIEATLDQPTSNKFHVIDFDIGQGARYQNLLHALSTRSQIGNPCIVKITAVVENGCEESLNVVGNKLKQYAEKVGVGLNFNVKTLKLGDLTRDSLGCEPDEPVAVNFAFKLFRILDESVSMENPRDELLRQVKGLSPRVVTLVEQDMNSNTAPFLARVNEACAYYGALFDSIDSTVPRDSLDRLKVEEGLGRKLINSVACEGRDRVERCEVFGKWRARMTMAGFELKPMSSNIAESMRSWLSSHRVNPGFTVKEENGGVRFGWMSRNLTVASAWR; this is translated from the coding sequence ATGTCGTCTGAGTTTCCAGGTGGTGGGCCGGACTTGTACGGTGGTGGTGCTGGTCTTGCCGGTAGATCCATCAACGGGAATGCCTCACAGCCGTCGTATCGATCACAATTGCCTGGGATTTTCATGGACTCAGCTACGCAGATCGCCAACACAACGGCTCAAAACCTCATCGGAAAACGAACCTTCACAGACTTTCAAACCCAGCAACAATTACAACAAAATACCCTCAACAATTCAACTCTTAACACCATGTTTCAGCGCTTAGTGAAGCCGAGACCGTTCCAGAATCTTTCTCCGATTTCTCCGTTATCGCCGGTAGACTTTTCGCTTAATAATTTTGTGTCTTCAGATTTCCATCGTTGCAGCCTGCCGCTTCTTCAACAGCAATTAAGGCCACATCAACAACAGCAGCAACAACTGGCAGTTGGGCTTGTTTCTTCTGGGTCAAAAGTACAACAACTTACCTCGAATTTGCCTTACGTgaatagtattaataataatcacAATACGGTGCAAAACCGAGTTCAAGCGCAAGATTCGGAGAAGAAGATGCTGAATTGTCTACAGCAGCTTGAGAAGCAGCTGTTAGATGATAACGATTACGAAGAAGGTGATGCGGCTTCAGTGATAACCAATACTAACAGTGAGTGGTCCGAGACTATACAGAATCTCATTAGTCCGAAATCCATATCTCCGATTTCTTCGAAATCTTCTGCCTCTCCAACTTCATCGTCCACGTCGTCTTCATCGCTGGCTTCTCCGGTTTCAAATTGTTCAAAACAAACGGTAACGGAAGCTGCCCTGGCCATTTCAGAAGGCAAAAACGACGTCGCTGTGGAAATCTTAACTCGGTTGAGTCAGGTTTCCAATTCGAAAGGCAATTCGGAGCAGAGACTGATGGAATACATGTGTTCAGCATTGAAATCGCGAGTTAACCCTGTGGAGAATCCACCGCCTGTAAGGGAGCTTTTTTGTATGGAACACGTTAAGGCGACTCAGTTACTTTACGATCATTCTCCCTGTTTCAAACTTGGGTTTATGGCTGCAAATCTTGCCATTATCGAAGCCACTCTCGACCAACCAACAAGCAACAAATTTCACGTCATCGATTTCGATATCGGCCAAGGAGCACGATATCAAAACCTACTGCACGCGCTCTCCACGCGTTCTCAAATTGGTAACCCTTGCATTGTGAAGATCACGGCTGTGGTCGAGAATGGCTGTGAAGAGAGTTTGAATGTCGTCGGTAACAAGCTGAAGCAATACGCTGAAAAAGTTGGCGTTGGGTTAAATTTCAATGTCAAGACTTTGAAACTCGGCGATCTGACTCGTGACTCACTCGGATGTGAGCCAGACGAACCTGTAGCTGTTAATTTCGCATTCAAACTGTTTAGAATACTTGACGAGAGCGTGTCTATGGAGAATCCTCGTGACGAGCTTCTCCGTCAAGTGAAGGGATTGTCACCGCGCGTGGTTACTTTAGTGGAACAAGATATGAACTCCAATACGGCGCCGTTCTTGGCCCGTGTTAACGAGGCCTGTGCATATTACGGAGCTTTGTTTGACTCAATTGACTCCACTGTACCGAGAGACAGCTTGGATCGATTGAAGGTGGAGGAAGGACTCGGCCGTAAACTCATTAACTCGGTTGCTTGTGAAGGGAGGGACCGTGTTGAGAGATGCGAGGTGTTTGGCAAGTGGCGGGCCCGTATGACCATGGCTGGGTTCGAGTTGAAGCCAATGAGTTCAAACATCGCCGAGTCAATGCGCTCTTGGCTCAGTTCCCACCGAGTGAACCCAGGGTTCACCGTTAAGGAAGAAAACGGAGGCGTCCGTTTCGGTTGGATGAGTCGAAACCTCACCGTCGCATCTGCTTGGCGTTAA